The following coding sequences lie in one Arachis stenosperma cultivar V10309 chromosome 5, arast.V10309.gnm1.PFL2, whole genome shotgun sequence genomic window:
- the LOC130981553 gene encoding uncharacterized protein LOC130981553, which yields MDVGNGRSTLFWEDTWLQGGPLKVSLPRLYLVSNQQETVIGDCGFWDGFEWIWNFQWRRELFQWELELLHQLHERLRPVKMSIGREDNVVWKFDSKGIFSTNSFMKILHSETLPDEITSYSFTSAIWRGVVPPRIELFGWFVLVGRVNTKDRLSRLGVIVHSDNICVLCKKEVESVQHLFLLCEVTWQVWCSWLSSVGQVWDTPETIRELFEKWIGVHRRKHERRLWLAGFFAVIWNIWLERNARIFKNEVSGVEILQRRTILSYSDWTGSDLGDGC from the coding sequence ATGGATGTTGGCAATGGCCGAAGCACCCTGTTTTGGGAAGATACTTGGCTACAGGGTGGGCCTCTGAAAGTGTCACTTCCAAGGCTCTACTTGGTGTCAAATCAACAAGAAACTGTGATAGGGGATTGTGGATTTTGGGATGGCTTCGAGTGGATATGGAATTTCCAGTGGAGACGGGAGTTATTCCAGTGGGAGCTGGAACTCCTACATCAGCTGCATGAGAGGCTAAGACCTGTGAAGATGTCAATTGGTAGAGAGGATAACGTGGTTTGGAAGTTTGATAGTAAAGGCATTTTCTCAACGAACTCTTTTATGAAGATTCTACATTCAGAGACTCTGCCAGATGAGATAACAAGCTACAGTTTCACAAGTGCCATCTGGAGAGGAGTGGTACCTCCGCGAATTGAACTTTTTGGATGGTTTGTACTGGTTGGTAGAGTTAATACTAAAGACAGGCTGAGTAGGCTTGGTGTGATAGTTCACAGTGATAATATTTGTGTACTTTGCAAGAAGGAGGTAGAATCCGTCCAGCATTTATTCCTACTTTGTGAAGTAACATGGCAAGTGTGGTGCAGTTGGCTGAGCTCCGTTGGTCAAGTGTGGGATACTCCTGAAACTATAAGAGAACTGTTTGAAAAGTGGATTGGCGTACATAGGCGTAAACATGAGAGGAGGCTATGGCTGGCTGGGTTCTTTGCAGTGATTTGGAACATCTGGTTGGAACGTAATGCTAGGATTTTCAAGAATGAGGTTTCAGGTGTTGAGATATTACAGAGAAGGACAATTCTAAGCTATTCAGATTGGACTGGCAGTGATCTAGGTGATGGTTGCTGA
- the LOC130982284 gene encoding U-box domain-containing protein 28-like, with protein MAKVRDKLYVTVPSLFRCPISMDVMRSPVSLCTGVTYDRSSIQRWLESGHDTCPATMQVLPSKDFIPNLTLHRLIRLWLLSAAGEPSSPSETRISAASDRLRALLAGIQTDAEDFAASLSELAEFSRFSVENRRVLVSFPGFDSAITRALAGSRSRIEALENVIAVLDLVLRENGSSDSGGVERIRRSILDCREDCLAAIAFALENGSAKSKVASVRVLEFLAGDFQSKRWIAETRGLLSQLVKLLYDGTEELNSAVLSLLASVSVTQSAKAELVRSEIVKALSKTLQSAASSGSMEEKCLKMLAVVATCADGRAAMGGDLSCAATVVERLAKAGKAATEDAVAVLWSLCCLCGNEKVRDEVAKRNGVAVVLLVMQRGCEGHVRSMCVDLIKVLRKIGLPLALRLSYDTKTTHIKPC; from the coding sequence ATGGCAAAGGTAAGGGATAAGCTATACGTCACTGTTCCGAGTTTATTCCGATGCCCAATTTCGATGGATGTGATGAGGTCTCCCGTAAGCCTATGCACCGGCGTCACATACGATCGCTCCAGCATCCAGCGCTGGCTCGAATCTGGTCATGACACGTGTCCTGCCACCATGCAGGTCCTCCCTTCCAAGGACTTCATCCCAAACCTTACACTCCACCGCCTCATCCGCCTATGGCTCCTCTCCGCTGCCGGAGAACCTTCATCGCCATCGGAGACACGGATCTCCGCCGCAAGCGACCGCCTCCGCGCTCTCCTCGCCGGAATTCAAACCGACGCCGAGGATTTTGCCGCTTCGCTCTCTGAACTCGCCGAATTTTCAAGATTCTCCGTCGAAAACCGCCGTGTCCTGGTGAGCTTCCCCGGATTCGATTCCGCCATCACTCGCGCCCTCGCCGGAAGCAGGTCGCGGATTGAAGCTTTGGAAAACGTGATCGCGGTTCTGGATTTGGTTCTCAGGGAGAACGGGAGCTCCGATTCCGGTGGCGTAGAGAGGATCCGACGGTCTATACTCGATTGTCGCGAAGATTGCTTAGCAGCGATCGCTTTTGCTCTTGAGAATGGATCTGCGAAATCGAAGGTCGCTTCGGTTAGAGTTTTGGAATTTCTCGCAGGCGATTTTCAATCCAAGCGGTGGATCGCAGAAACGCGAGGCTTATTGTCACAGCTCGTAAAGCTTCTGTACGATGGAACTGAGGAGCTAAACAGCGCCGTTTTGTCGCTTTTGGCTTCGGTTTCGGTGACTCAGTCTGCGAAAGCCGAGCTTGTTCGTTCTGAAATCGTCAAGGCCTTGTCGAAGACGCTGCAGAGCGCCGCCTCCAGCGGTTCCATGGAGGAGAAGTGCCTGAAAATGCTGGCGGTGGTGGCGACGTGCGCTGATGGTAGGGCAGCGATGGGCGGAGATCTTTCATGCGCTGCGACAGTGGTGGAGAGACTGGCGAAGGCAGGGAAGGCGGCGACGGAGGACGCGGTGGCGGTGCTGTGGAGCCTGTGCTGCCTTTGCGGTAACGAAAAGGTGAGGGATGAGGTGGCGAAGCGAAACGGCGTCGCAGTGGTGCTTTTGGTTATGCAGAGAGGATGTGAGGGTCACGTGAGGAGCATGTGCGTGGATTTGATTAAGGTGCTGAGGAAAATTGGGTTGCCATTAGCACTAAGATTAAGTTATGATACTAAAACTACCCATATTAAACCTTGCTAA